Proteins encoded by one window of Pseudomonas sp. PSKL.D1:
- a CDS encoding DUF1329 domain-containing protein, with the protein MIRKALIRNSCLALSLLASQVMAAVSEQEAARLGSDLTPIGAEKAGNADGSIPAWTGGLPASTGAVDAGGFIPNPYAGEKPLFVITAQNAAQYKARLTPGQLAMFERFPDTYRIPVYTTHRSVTLPPKVFAAVKENATRTTLAEGGNGLQNFKMSIPFPIPQNGLEVIWNHITRYRGDSILRNTAQMNPQENGTYTVSMMKEQFAFPFGLKDYDPQKMANILFYFRQEILSPPRRAGSVMLVLETLDQVAEPRMAWMYNAGQRRVRRAPQVGYDSPGAEGMRTYDDFDMFNGAPDRYDWKLVGKKEVYIPYNSYALDSPKLKYDDIIRPGHLNPDHTRYELHRVWHVVATLKPGQRHIYSKRDLYIDEDSWQVAEADAYDGRGNLWRVSEGHARFFYDQQFPWLTAETHYDVTNGRYTVSGLRNEEQKGSYDFSLNASSKEFTPNALRATGIR; encoded by the coding sequence ATGATTCGCAAAGCCTTGATTCGCAACAGCTGCCTGGCCCTGAGCCTGTTGGCCAGCCAGGTGATGGCGGCGGTATCCGAGCAGGAAGCCGCGCGCTTGGGCAGTGACCTGACCCCCATCGGCGCCGAGAAAGCCGGCAACGCCGACGGCAGCATCCCGGCATGGACCGGAGGCCTTCCGGCCAGCACCGGTGCAGTGGACGCTGGCGGTTTTATCCCCAACCCCTACGCTGGCGAAAAACCACTGTTCGTCATCACCGCGCAGAACGCCGCACAGTACAAGGCACGCCTGACACCCGGTCAGCTGGCAATGTTCGAGCGCTTCCCGGACACCTATCGCATACCGGTGTACACCACGCATCGCAGCGTCACACTGCCGCCAAAAGTGTTTGCCGCCGTGAAGGAAAACGCCACACGCACCACGCTCGCAGAAGGCGGTAACGGCCTGCAGAATTTCAAAATGTCGATTCCGTTCCCGATCCCCCAAAACGGGCTGGAAGTGATCTGGAACCACATCACCCGTTATCGGGGCGATTCGATCCTGCGCAACACCGCGCAGATGAACCCGCAAGAAAACGGCACTTATACCGTCAGCATGATGAAGGAACAGTTTGCCTTCCCGTTCGGGCTGAAGGATTACGACCCGCAGAAAATGGCCAACATCCTGTTCTACTTCCGCCAGGAAATCCTCTCGCCACCCCGGCGGGCGGGCAGCGTGATGCTGGTACTGGAAACCCTCGACCAGGTCGCCGAGCCGCGCATGGCGTGGATGTATAACGCCGGCCAGCGCAGGGTGCGTCGCGCGCCTCAGGTTGGCTATGACAGCCCAGGTGCTGAGGGCATGCGTACTTACGACGACTTCGACATGTTCAACGGTGCGCCAGATCGCTATGACTGGAAGCTGGTGGGCAAGAAGGAGGTCTACATCCCCTACAACAGCTATGCCCTGGACTCGCCGAAGCTCAAGTACGACGACATCATTCGCCCCGGCCATCTCAACCCCGACCATACCCGTTATGAACTGCACCGGGTCTGGCATGTGGTCGCCACGCTGAAGCCAGGCCAGCGCCATATCTACAGCAAGCGCGACCTGTACATCGACGAGGACAGCTGGCAGGTTGCCGAAGCCGATGCCTACGACGGACGCGGCAACTTGTGGCGGGTTTCTGAAGGGCATGCACGGTTCTTTTATGACCAGCAGTTCCCTTGGTTGACGGCCGAGACGCACTACGACGTAACGAACGGCCGCTACACCGTTTCGGGCCTGCGTAACGAAGAGCAGAAGGGCAGCTACGACTTCTCGCTGAACGCGTCGAGCAAAGAGTTCACCCCGAACGCCTTGCGTGCTACCGGCATTCGCTAA